A portion of the Lolium rigidum isolate FL_2022 chromosome 1, APGP_CSIRO_Lrig_0.1, whole genome shotgun sequence genome contains these proteins:
- the LOC124705253 gene encoding uncharacterized protein LOC124705253 — protein MATPLPTHNQVPIPVDASFAGDTEVSAAGFPTVLRLPLVDQATTHSISCMTEAEQFVPWSELRPELVGLVLKRLPSLADRVRMRAVCHPWRNGTMSQALPLPFPWLTLPDGTFLSIPGGEVHQIPVPDGSSCHGSIDSSLFLMSSDGAFSLLNPFSKTTIELPNLVTAWQREIDDHTTHLADVPVSYKLVAPTPLGSSPKSLAAALIIGSGYAKNLCIIKPQVATYPFRLSADPYPLVDFTFFDGRLHMVSEFFKLFIVDFSENLENNPNISCAIDSVGDFLGAPQYLDPKGFYQLKQYLVESGGKLLMVQRFMSSSFRNTNVQTVGFKVLEADMRTNPGQWRMVSDLGGHALFLGKQSSKSLPAGEGCGSHEDCIYFICDYPCRESSANPLRDSGIYSMRNGTFMPLYSGTPAVPERQAGQWGLTWFFPPEAV, from the exons ATGGCTACTCCCCTGCCCACCCACAACCAGGTTCCGATCCCCGTCGATGCGAGCTTCGCCGGAGACACAGaggtctccgctgctggcttccccaCTGTCCTGCGCCTGCCTCTCGTCGACCAGGCCACTACGCACTCAATA AGTTGCATGACGGAGGCTGAACAGTTTGTACCTTGGTCAGAGCTTCGTCCGGAGCTGGTGGGTCTTGTGCTCAAGCGCCTCCCTTCCCTGGCTGACCGTGTTCGTATGCGAGCAGTATGTCACCCATGGCGCAATGGTACTATGTCACAGGCTCTTCCCCTCCCATTCCCCTGGCTCACCCTCCCCGATGGAACCTTCCTCAGCATCCCAGGTGGTGAGGTTCACCAAATTCCTGTTCCTGATGGTTCTTCTTGCCATGGCTCCATTGACAGCTCGCTATTCCTCATGAGCAGTGATGGTGCCTTTTCATTGCTGAACCCTTTCTCCAAGACCACAATTGAGCTTCCTAATCTAGTCACTGCTTGGCAGAGGGAGATAGATGACCATACAACCCATCTAGCTGATGTTCCAGTTTCCTATAAGTTGGTTGCACCCACGCCCCTGGGCTCATCACCCAAGTCCCTTGCTGCCGCTCTGATCATTGGCAGTGGGTATGCCAAAAATCTTTGTATCATCAAACCACAAGTTGCCACTTACCCATTCAGACTTTCAGCAGATCCATATCCTCTTGTGGACTTCACGTTCTTCGATGGACGGCTGCACATGGTCTCTGAGTTTTTCAAGCTTTTCATCGTTGATTTCTCTGAGAACCTTGAAAACAATCCAAACATCAGCTGCGCAATTGACTCTGTTGGTGATTTTCTTGGAGCTCCCCAATACTTGGACCCAAAGGGGTTTTATCAACTCAAGCAGTATCTAGTTGAAAGTGGTGGTAAATTGTTGATGGTGCAGCGCTTTATGAGCTCTAGTTTTAGGAATACTAATGTTCAGACTGTTGGATTTAAGGTCCTTGAGGCAGACATGCGCACCAACCCTGGTCAGTGGAGGATGGTGAGTGATTTGGGTGGCCATGCGCTCTTTCTTGGCAAGCAAAGCTCCAAGTCCCTGCCTGCTGGAGAAGGCTGTGGATCACACGAGGATTGCATCTACTTCATCTGCGACTATCCTTGCCGGGAGTCTTCTGCAAACCCTCTACGCGATTCTGGCATATACAGCATGAGAAATGGGACGTTCATGCCATTGTATTCAGGGACTCCAGCAGTACCGGAACGCCAAGCTGGCCAGTGGGGGCTGACATGGTTTTTCCCTCCTGAAGCTGTGTGA